ACCGTGGAGAACGTGAGAAGAACACCGCTCGAACTGGCCGCCATAGCAACCGCGGCGGTGCCTGGCCTTTCGCCGACGGCCGCAGCCTATTCCCCCGACGACGACGCAGACTTCGACTCAGCGTCGCTGCTCGACGCAGAAGGCAAACGCTGGCGGGTCCGCTCACCGCGACATCCGGAAGCCAGCACGCGCCTGGAAACCGAATTCATGGTGTTGCGGGCTTTCGCCCCGGCCATCCGCGCTGAGCTGCCTTTTCATGTGCCCACCATCGCCGGCACGGTGCGGCAAGGAGCTTTGACGACGTTCGTCTACGCCCACATGCAAGGCTCCACGCTTTCCATCGAAGAACTTTCAGCCGGCAGTCCTGCCCTGGCCCGGGAAGTCGGAGCAGCCCTGGCAGCCATTCACGACTTGCCACTGACCTTGGTCACCAACGCCGACCTTCCCAGTTACTCGGCCAATGAGTTCCGGCAACGCAAACTCAACGAGCTTGACCAAGCAGCAACCACGGGCAAGATTCCGGCCACCCTGCTGCGCCGCTGGGAGCACGCCCTCGAAGACATAGCACTTTGGCGCTTCAATCCTTCAGTGGTCCATGGGGACCTTCATGAAGACAACCTGATGGTGCAGGATGACACCGTGACGGCCCTGACGGGTTGGACCGATCTCCGAATCGGCGATCCTGCCGACGACTTCGCCTGGTTGGTGGCATCCAACGAAGCCTCGTTTGTTGAGGCCGTTTTGAACCACTACACGCAAGCCCGCCGCGACGTCCCTGACGCCCACCTACTCCGCCGGGCCGCTCTCCTGGCCGAGTTCGCCCTGGCACAGTACCTGGTCAAGGCCATGGCCGCCGGGCACCAGAGCATGACGGCAGAAGCCGAGTCAATGCTCCAGACACTCGCCGATGACATCGACGAGCAAGTGCGCCGCGATGAAGAAGCTGCACAAGCCGCTGAGGACGAGGCCGCTGAGCTGAGAGCGTCGGACTCACCGGCAGAGAGGCCCGCCGTCAGCGTCGCGGCTATCCCCGATGCGGAGTCAGAGAGCCCTGAACACGGCGACTCAGGCACGAGGTCACTCCATGACGACACTTCCACTGCGGCCATCAGTGTTGTCAGCGTGACCCCGCTTCACGCGGCCGAACGTTCCTAGACTCCGTGGCCGGACTCCAGATGTCCCGGTAACTCAGCGACTGCTCTTGAGCGCCTTCGCGACAATCAGCTCAAGTTCCTCGGCGCTGCCAAGATCGTGCGGACGCACAACAGCGTCATCCGCCACATAGTAGAACGCTGCGCTGACGTCCTCGAGGGGCACATCTTTAAGTCTGGCCCACGCGAGCCGGTAAACGGCCAGCTGCACCGCCCGAATCGCCAGTTGTTGACCTGCGGGGCGTCGTCCGGTTTTCCAGTCAATGAGTTGCCAGCGGCCGTCGGCATCACGGAACACGGCATCGATGCGTCCACGGACTACGACGTCGCCAATCCGCGTCTCCACAGGTACTTCGACGAAAGCAGGAGCGCGCTGGGCCCACTCGGACTTCTTGAAAGCCGCCACCGTGTCATCCAAGCCGTAGGCCTCGTCGATGTGGGAGTCCGAACCGGGCGCTTCATCGAGGTCCAGCATGCCGGTTGTTCCGAAGTACTCCTCGACCCATGCATGGAAGGCAGTGCCCTTGCGCGCCGAAATGCCCGGTTCACGGGGAACGGGCCTGCGCAGCTGGGACAGAACGGCCGCAGGGTCAGCGCCGAGGTCCACGAAGAGGGAGGCAGAAATATGGCTGGGCAGGTGGACATCCTGAACGGTCTTAGCCTGCCGTTGGCGATCCAACAGTAGTTCTGCCTCTTGGGACCACTTCCCGGCCACACCAGTCAGGTCATTTGAGGGTGCATGGCCGGGTTCCTCGATGTATCCGCGGACCAGGGCCGCGGCCCGGTCCATGGCAGAACGTCTGCCGGGAGTCAGCCTTAGGCGGGCACCGGTCCGTGGGTCTGAAGGCCCTTCCAAGGGGTCATAGGGGAATTGAGCAACCTCAAGCGCTGCGGTCAACGGGCTTTCTTCAGGCAAGGCCTCCTCGGCCACCGATTCCGCATGGATGACCGCACTGGCGAGCGACTGCATGCGGGCAGCACCGTCTTCCACTGCAGCTACTGCGGCAAGGGGTGCCAGTTCAGAGAGAAAGGCAGACATGCCGGCCATTCCCGACCGAGAGCCGTTCCAGGCAGCGCTGGAAGCCCACAGTACGAACTTCGCCCGGGTGTAGGCGACGTAGGCGAGTCTTCTCTCTTCGGCCTCACCGTGATGCTGGACTTCGGATTTGAAGTCTTTCTCCGCGTCCAGCCATCCCTTTTGGTCGGGCTGATCCAGGTCCCATTGGGGAAGGTCGGCACGATCACCCCGCAAGGGCCACGGCAAGGCCGCGGCGCCGGTGCTCCACCGCGAATCCCTGTTGCTGGGGAACGAGCCGGCGTTGAGGCCGGGGACAAAGACAACGTCCCATTCCAAACCCTTGGAAGCATGGACGGTCAGCAATTGCACCGCTTCCCGGTTGGTCTCAACGGGTGCCACGTCCAAGCCCCCTTCCTCGGAGGCCGCAGCCTCCAGCCAGGACAAGAACGCCAGTAGGTCGATGCGCTGTGATGTCTGCAGGAACCCGGCCGCTGCATCCTGAAAAGCATCCAGGTTGCGGCGTGCCTGATGGATGCTGATTCCGGGCTTGGCAGCCACCTCGATGTCCAGGAGCATTGCTCGTTCCACCTCGCCCAGAAGTGTGGTGAGGTCGTCGCCGATGTAGCTCCTCAGGGAGCGGAGCTCCGAGGCAAGGCTGGTCAGTCGATCCAGGGCGGCAGCGCTCAGGCTCCGCCCATGCCCTGAAGTCCAGCCCGGCCGGGGAAGGAAGTCAAGGGCCTCCACGAGGCTTGCGGCATCGGTGATGTCGCTTTCAACCACTACGCCTGCGGGTTCTTCGTTGTCGTCAAAAGATTCAGGATGGGCTTCCGGAGCAGACCGGCGGCGGGCAAGGAAACGGGACCAGTCGCTGAACGCCATCAAATCTGCCGGACCAATCCGCCATCGTGCCCCGGCCAACAACCTCATCAGAGCATCGGAACGTCCTGGATCGGCGAGGACCCGCAACGTCGCCACCAGATCCACGATCTCTGGTGTGTCCAGCAAGCCGCCGAGTCCCACGATCTCGTAGGGGATGCCCTGGAGTTCGAACTCGCGGCGGAGGCACTCCATCTGCGCCCGTCGGCGACACAGGACCGCCATGGTGGGTTTGACCGGGGTGCCGTCTTTCTCTTCCTCGAAAACAGTT
This genomic interval from Paenarthrobacter aurescens TC1 contains the following:
- a CDS encoding UvrD/REP helicase (identified by match to protein family HMM PF00580); this translates as MTTELLDGFASSTLGVEVVPEPRFSPSELAGILGEKNHPTPEQAAIIASPLSPRLVIAGAGSGKTATMADRVVWLVANGWVRPEEVLGVTFTRKAAGELASRIRSKLATLQRIAAADDGSIGFPEGLLEADDLEPKVSTYHSYASGIVSDYGLRLGIERDVVLLGGAQSWQLASEVVEAYDGEYQHFTAAKSTLVTAVIQLAGECAEHLQDPGEVRDWVLERVQTFEELPYVAGAKKNPTQAAGELAAMLRTRGSVADMVVRYQEAKRQRGVLDFGDLVALAARIASDIPLAATTERARYKVVLLDEFQDTSHAQLVLFSRLFGQGHAVTAVGDPNQSIYGFRGASAGQLFHFVQEFPVRHADHSGDNESYSVAPTSYLTTAWRNGRNILQAANTIAAPLNRAAASEGPAGDRKTAGNVSVPALVPSPAAVDGSVVIGRFGTDEDEATAIARDVRRYQRTVFEEEKDGTPVKPTMAVLCRRRAQMECLRREFELQGIPYEIVGLGGLLDTPEIVDLVATLRVLADPGRSDALMRLLAGARWRIGPADLMAFSDWSRFLARRRSAPEAHPESFDDNEEPAGVVVESDITDAASLVEALDFLPRPGWTSGHGRSLSAAALDRLTSLASELRSLRSYIGDDLTTLLGEVERAMLLDIEVAAKPGISIHQARRNLDAFQDAAAGFLQTSQRIDLLAFLSWLEAAASEEGGLDVAPVETNREAVQLLTVHASKGLEWDVVFVPGLNAGSFPSNRDSRWSTGAAALPWPLRGDRADLPQWDLDQPDQKGWLDAEKDFKSEVQHHGEAEERRLAYVAYTRAKFVLWASSAAWNGSRSGMAGMSAFLSELAPLAAVAAVEDGAARMQSLASAVIHAESVAEEALPEESPLTAALEVAQFPYDPLEGPSDPRTGARLRLTPGRRSAMDRAAALVRGYIEEPGHAPSNDLTGVAGKWSQEAELLLDRQRQAKTVQDVHLPSHISASLFVDLGADPAAVLSQLRRPVPREPGISARKGTAFHAWVEEYFGTTGMLDLDEAPGSDSHIDEAYGLDDTVAAFKKSEWAQRAPAFVEVPVETRIGDVVVRGRIDAVFRDADGRWQLIDWKTGRRPAGQQLAIRAVQLAVYRLAWARLKDVPLEDVSAAFYYVADDAVVRPHDLGSAEELELIVAKALKSSR
- a CDS encoding putative phosphotransferase (identified by match to protein family HMM PF01636), producing MKGICCGSEDSPHCIMATGRTQSTVENVRRTPLELAAIATAAVPGLSPTAAAYSPDDDADFDSASLLDAEGKRWRVRSPRHPEASTRLETEFMVLRAFAPAIRAELPFHVPTIAGTVRQGALTTFVYAHMQGSTLSIEELSAGSPALAREVGAALAAIHDLPLTLVTNADLPSYSANEFRQRKLNELDQAATTGKIPATLLRRWEHALEDIALWRFNPSVVHGDLHEDNLMVQDDTVTALTGWTDLRIGDPADDFAWLVASNEASFVEAVLNHYTQARRDVPDAHLLRRAALLAEFALAQYLVKAMAAGHQSMTAEAESMLQTLADDIDEQVRRDEEAAQAAEDEAAELRASDSPAERPAVSVAAIPDAESESPEHGDSGTRSLHDDTSTAAISVVSVTPLHAAERS